A DNA window from Eremothecium cymbalariae DBVPG#7215 chromosome 3, complete sequence contains the following coding sequences:
- the OPI3 gene encoding bifunctional phosphatidyl-N-methylethanolamine N-methyltransferase/phosphatidyl-N-dimethylethanolamine N-methyltransferase (similar to Ashbya gossypii AFR431C), protein MGIEDWNLNELLKQAVTDIDSDQQHFRLALFFIVFNPVFWNIVAYAEYRTHFLTKIAGGAHRGCYILAAVIFSLGVVRDYFFNRALDNQVPSQFLEWEYFRPLGSVFFGFGQLLVVTSMWQLGITGTYLGDYFGILMDEKVVAFPFNVCNNPMYVGSALSFLGVALYRARAAGVFLALLMNTMYSIALKFEEPFTAMVYGKRAEEKTKKSS, encoded by the coding sequence ATGGGCATTGAGGACTGGAACTTGAACGAACTGTTAAAACAGGCGGTGACGGATATCGATTCTGACCAGCAACACTTTCGGCTGGCGCTCTTTTTTATTGTGTTCAATCCTGTTTTCTGGAACATCGTGGCGTATGCAGAATACAGGACTCATTTTTTGACCAAGATTGCAGGTGGTGCTCATCGTGGCTGTTATATTTTGGCGGCGGTGATTTTTTCGTTGGGTGTAGTTCGTGAttatttcttcaacagGGCTTTGGACAACCAAGTTCCGTCGCAGTTTTTGGAGTGGGAATATTTCAGGCCCCTTGGATCGGTATTCTTTGGATTCGGTCAGTTACTGGTGGTTACTTCTATGTGGCAGTTGGGTATTACGGGGACGTACTTGGGTGATTACTTTGGGATTTTGATGGATGAAAAGGTTGTTGCCTTCCCATTCAATGTTTGTAATAACCCAATGTACGTTGGTTCTGCGTTAAGTTTTCTAGGTGTGGCTTTATACCGTGCCAGGGCGGCAGGGGTGTTCTTGGCGCTACTTATGAATACTATGTACTCGATTGCATTGAAGTTCGAGGAGCCATTTACTGCAATGGTTTACGGCAAACGCGCAGAAGAGAAGACCAAGAAGTCGAGTTAG
- the CDC11 gene encoding septin CDC11 (similar to Ashbya gossypii AFR436C/AER445C), with amino-acid sequence MSSIIEASAALRKRKHLKRGIQFTLMVVGQSGSGRSTFINTLCGQEVVETSTTVMLPNDDSTQIDVQLREETVELEDDEGVKIQLTIIDTPGFGDSLDNSPSFNMISDYIRHQYDEILLEESRVRRNPRFKDGRVHCCLYLINPTGHGLKEIDVEFMRQLGPLVNVIPVISKSDSLTPDELKLNKKLIMEDIDYYNLPIYSFPFDQEVVSDEDYETNTYLRSLLPFSIIGSNETFESSEGAVVHGRRYPWGTIDVEDPSVSDFCVLRNALLISHLNDLKDYTHELLYERYRTEALSGDMLTSSSVSSKLNNGSTEFINSPALSGTGSDSVRGSGAPEAESRNSSTKQSSNQDTYLAREEQIRLEEKRLKAFEERVQQELLSKRQELMRREQELREIEERLEKEAKLKQELEE; translated from the coding sequence ATGTCAAGCATTATAGAGGCTTCAGCAGCGTTAAGAAAGAGGAAGCATTTGAAAAGGGGTATCCAATTCACTTTGATGGTGGTTGGGCAGTCTGGGTCTGGGAGGTCGACATTTATCAATACTTTGTGTGGGcaagaagttgttgaaacGTCTACTACTGTTATGCTCCCTAATGACGACTCTACGCAAATTGATGTACAATTGAGAGAGGAGACGGTGGAGCTggaggatgatgaaggCGTAAAGATCCAGCTAACCATTATTGACACACCGGGATTTGGAGATTCTTTGGATAATTCGCCATCTTTCAACATGATATCTGACTATATTCGCCATCAATACGATGAGATTTTGTTGGAGGAGAGTCGTGTGAGAAGAAATCCTCGGTTTAAAGATGGGAGAGTGCATTGCTGTCTTTATTTGATTAATCCTACGGGACATGGTTTAAAAGAGATTGACGTTGAATTCATGAGGCAGCTAGGTCCTTTGGTGAATGTTATTCCTGTGATCAGCAAGTCTGATTCTTTAACACCAGATGAATTgaagttgaacaaaaaattgATTATGGAGGACATTGATTATTATAATCTTCCAATTTATAGCTTCCCCTTTGACCAAGAAGTAGTTAGTGATGAGGACTATGAAACGAATACGTATCTGCGTTCTTTGCTACCATTTTCTATAATTGGTTCTAACGAGACATTTGAGTCATCTGAGGGGGCTGTTGTGCATGGTAGGAGATATCCATGGGGTACaattgatgttgaagacCCATCGGTCTCCGATTTCTGTGTTCTCAGGAATGCATTGCTAATTTCTCATCTAAatgatttgaaagattacACTCACGAGTTACTATATGAAAGATACAGAACAGAAGCATTATCTGGCGACATGCTGACTTCCAGCAGTGTGTCCTCAAAGTTGAATAACGGCTCCACCgaattcatcaattctCCTGCTTTGTCTGGTACTGGTTCTGATTCTGTTCGGGGGAGTGGAGCACCAGAAGCAGAATCTCGTAACTCTAGCACCAAACAGTCATCTAACCAAGACACCTATTTGGCACGCGAAGAACAGATTAGATTGGAGGAAAAGAGATTGAaagcatttgaagaaagagtTCAACAAGAGTTGCTATCCAAAAGACAAGAGTTAATGCGGAGGGAACAAGAACTTAGAGAAATTGAGGAAAGATTGGAAAAGGAAGCTAAATTAAAGCAAGAATTAGAGGAATAA
- the STE6 gene encoding ATP-binding cassette a-factor transporter STE6 (similar to Ashbya gossypii AFR432W), which yields MGGLFTKIFGRGSNIYMHLDATSDFLLLFLMFVSTLLYGLVPPVTAVLTGRIFQLLEDYAIGTFTSKNAFMRELELRSMTLLIVGFGGLPLCWATLSSWMLLGERQGFRVRRRLLGAYLSKTMAWYDTNENLEGDFTQIHRGVEELRSSAAESSAVTFLNAVTVVTLLTTSLYFSWSLTLVILASTPLIIALAIIFSKLVEKYTELENTETSHAASILTWSMEAPQLIRLFGTEQVELQKFSISVKKCSKFFINLSKYAAANQASLRGLSLIMFVQGFWFGNTMIKRGKLNSGQVITCFSACILLGTTLNNTLQHIVIMQKGKVALQKILSMVESESDALRGRRGETFEIFPSPISGMFVSPVFPKQITFENVSFSYPSRPNEYALDNVSLTFYPEKITFIVGKSGSGKSTLSNLLLKLYSDYEGTIKVGTLDIRATKDSWLLENITLVEQSCTLFNDSLLNNLLLTAKDDNKNEASIKRACQMALLEKLLFDLPDGLSTVIGSNGISLSGGQQQRVALARAILRDTPVLILDESISALDIIHRDLLMEVIRNWRAGKTTIILTHELSHILDDDYLYLMEDGKVGEHGYKRDLLSYTSGRFTELHNAVIPSDPSAIEASHEKAIRLNTEETTGSGIVSEESEEEDNTVVSYDTRRFSLAIAGNESMMVGSRIFSLRLSSYFQGAIMPDEHVYSSTMKGRNKRLVNTREVTDEGRVDLEKKLEERSKPVIMTIWTIICKMYATVNRLYMLWGLTFSALAGIINPVFSYTFSKLLSGVVPKNDGTGSPPYLMKWSLVVICVSVTDGCFTFLKKFILSVCSELWIMSLRIKAMDRISNQDVHWFSLDINKPSEISALILNDLRDLRYLVSGFLSAVTTLIFVSAIGLAWAFVSGWKLSLVCISTIPLFIGVTGIYGGVLQKYETDYKTAVAELENNMFEFVKGIKTVRCLQLESHFSNKYTMLEEGMKHQSRRRAVVTGFGVALSNALVIGVQAILYYYGIKLVVDGEYTPDNLLQTFTLLVFTIMTCSALMYEVPSFSRGRRAATYVFRILNTRSDFLSIDDDFRTEPIEKPSHMNPLIRIQDLTFAYPSALDVEVYKKLSLTINFGENLAIVGESGSGKSTMGLILCGLYPVNGNTVFIDDTDICKWNLSSLRKHISMVEQKAKFFDGSIRDNLIYGLDRIVTDSQIFEVLSLVGIADFVKELPQGLNTRIDTNLISGGQAQRISIGRALLRQPKLLILDECTSSLDAKNAQAIASLVGSSLYGITTIVITHNTQMMKSCNRILFFKNGRISEEGTFQELSDSRRDFYRMITSGEA from the coding sequence ATGGGGGGTTTGTTCACGAAGATATTTGGACGAGGGtccaatatatatatgcatcTTGATGCAACTAGTgattttctattattattcttgATGTTTGTTTCGACGTTATTATATGGGTTGGTACCTCCGGTGACAGCAGTTTTGACAGGTAGGATTTTTCAGCTGTTAGAGGATTATGCGATTGGGACGTTTACATCTAAAAATGCCTTTATGCGCGAGTTGGAGTTGAGGTCAATGACTCTGTTGATTGTGGGATTTGGTGGTTTACCGTTGTGTTGGGCAACTCTCAGTTCGTGGATGTTGCTAGGAGAGCGTCAGGGTTTCCGTGTGAGACGCAGGTTGCTGGGTGCGTATCTTAGTAAGACGATGGCATGGTATGACACTAATGAGAACCTGGAGGGTGATTTTACCCAAATCCATAGAGGGGTGGAGGAGTTAAGATCTAGTGCGGCTGAATCGTCGGCGGTCACGTTTCTGAATGCAGTTACAGTTGTCACGTTACTTACAACGTCGCTTTACTTCTCTTGGTCACTCACCCTTGTCATTCTGGCCAGTACTCCATTGATCATAGCACTTGCAATAATCTTTTCCAAGCTTGTGGAGAAGTATACGGAGTTGGAGAACACGGAGACATCCCATGCGGCGTCTATTTTGACTTGGTCGATGGAAGCTCCTCAGTTGATCCGGTTGTTTGGTACTGAGCAGGTTGAGCTGCAGAAGTTTTCCATTAGTGTCAAGAAATGTAGtaagttttttattaatttgtCAAAGTATGCTGCTGCAAACCAAGCTAGTTTACGGGGATTGTCCCTGATAATGTTCGTGCAAGGCTTCTGGTTTGGTAACACAATGATCAAAAGAGGTAAGCTAAACTCAGGCCAGGTTATCACATGTTTTTCCGCATGCATTCTACTGGGTACTACTTTGAATAATACTTTACAGCATATTGTCATCATGcaaaaaggaaaagttgcACTTCAGAAGATCCTAAGCATGGTTGAGTCGGAGTCTGATGCTCTGCGCGGGAGAAGAGGAGAAACATTTGAGATTTTTCCTTCTCCGATATCAGGCATGTTCGTGTCACCAGTTTTTCCGAAACAGATAACCTTCGAAAACGTGAGCTTCAGTTACCCATCTAGACCGAATGAATATGCACTTGATAATGTTAGCTTGACCTTTTATCCTGAAAAAATTACCTTTATCGTTGGTAAGTCTGGGTCTGGGAAGTCTACTCTCAGTAATCTATTGTTGAAGTTATATTCTGATTATGAGGGAACCATTAAAGTTGGTACTTTAGATATCAGAGCTACGAAGGATTCGTGGCTGTTGGAAAATATTACGTTAGTAGAACAATCCTGCACATTATTTAATGATAGCTTGCTGAATAATCTGTTGCTTACAGCTAAAgatgataataaaaatgaagctTCTATTAAGAGGGCATGCCAGATGGCTTTATTAGAGAAACTCCTTTTCGATCTTCCAGATGGCTTAAGCACTGTAATAGGCAGCAACGGAATTTCTTTGAGCGGGGGTCAGCAACAAAGGGTGGCATTGGCCCGTGCCATTTTACGGGACACACCTGTGTTGATTTTGGATGAATCTATTTCGGCCTTGGACATTATTCATCGAGATTTGTTGATGGAAGTGATAAGGAATTGGAGAGCCGgcaaaacaacaataattcTAACTCACGAACTCTCACACATTCTGGATGATGACTATCTTTACCTGATGGAAGATGGCAAAGTGGGTGAACACGGTTATAAACGTGACTTATTGTCTTATACTTCCGGCCGGTTTACTGAATTACATAACGCAGTTATCCCATCTGATCCGTCGGCGATTGAAGCCAGTCATGAAAAAGCCATTAGATTGAACACTGAAGAGACGACTGGAAGTGGTATTGTAAGTGAAGAAagtgaagaagaagacaaTACAGTTGTAAGCTATGACACGAGGCGTTTTTCTCTGGCTATAGCCGGGAATGAGAGTATGATGGTTGGAAGCAGAATATTCTCACTGAGGTTGAGTAGTTATTTCCAGGGTGCTATCATGCCTGATGAGCATGTTTATTCTTCTACTATGAAAGGAAGAAATAAACGATTAGTGAATACCCGTGAGGTAACCGATGAAGGTAGAGTGGACTTGGAAAAGAAACTAGAAGAAAGAAGTAAACCAGTCATAATGACCATATGGACCATAATTTGCAAGATGTATGCTACTGTTAACAGGCTCTACATGCTCTGGGGTTTAACCTTCTCTGCACTAGCTGGTATCATTAACCCAGTATTTTCGTATACGTTCTCTAAGTTATTAAGTGGTGTCGTTCCCAAAAATGATGGCACTGGGTCCCCACCTTACTTGATGAAGTGGTCGCTTGTTGTTATTTGTGTCTCTGTTACAGATGGTTGTTTCacatttttaaagaagtttATCCTCAGTGTATGTAGTGAGTTATGGATCATGTCTTTGCGTATTAAGGCAATGGATCGTATATCTAATCAAGATGTCCATTGGTTTAGTCTAGACATCAACAAGCCATCAGAAATTAGCGCGTTGATTTTAAATGACTTGAGGGATTTAAGATACCTGGTTTCCGGGTTTTTAAGCGCTGTAACAACATTGATTTTTGTCTCAGCTATTGGTTTAGCATGGGCGTTTGTTTCAGGCTGGAAGCTATCTCTAGTTTGTATATCTACTATTCCGTTGTTTATTGGAGTAACAGGGATATATGGTGGTGTACTACAGAAGTATGAGACAGATTACAAGACTGCGGTTGCtgaattggaaaacaaTATGTTTGAATTTGTTAAAGGTATCAAAACAGTAAGATGTTTGCAATTAGAATCTCATTTCTCGAACAAATATACAATGTTAGAGGAGGGTATGAAGCATCAGTCCAGAAGGAGAGCTGTTGTTACTGGATTTGGTGTGGCTTTATCAAATGCCTTAGTTATAGGAGTACAGGCAAtactttattattatggtATTAAGTTGGTTGTAGATGGAGAATATACTCCAGATAACTTGTTGCAGACTTTTACATTACTGGTCTTCACTATAATGACATGCTCCGCCCTAATGTATGAAGTTCCCAGTTTCAGTCGTGGTCGGAGGGCGGCAACCTACGTATTTAGAATCCTCAACACAAGGTCTGACTTCCTCAgtattgatgatgacttCAGAACAGAACCAATTGAAAAGCCATCCCATATGAACCCACTAATACGTATACAAGATCTAACCTTTGCATATCCCTCTGCTTTAGATGTCGAAGTTTACAAGAAGCTGAGTCTCACTATCAATTTTGGTGAAAATCTTGCAATAGTTGGAGAATCTGGATCAGGCAAGTCTACTATGGGGTTAATCTTATGTGGTTTGTATCCGGTTAATGGAAATACAGTGTTTATAGACGATACTGACATATGCAAGTGGAATTTGTCCTCCTTAAGAAAACACATCTCAATGGTGGAACAGAAAGCAAAATTCTTTGATGGTTCTATCAGAGATAACTTGATTTATGGTCTAGATCGGATTGTGACGGACTCACAAATCTTCGAGGTGCTTTCTCTTGTGGGTATTGCTGATTTCGTTAAAGAATTACCACAAGGTCTTAACACAAGAATCGATACGAACTTGATATCTGGTGGTCAAGCTCAAAGGATATCAATTGGAAGGGCTCTACTACGTCAGCCGAAACTTTTAATCCTTGACGAGTGTACGTCCTCTTTGGATGCTAAAAATGCACAAGCTATAGCAAGTTTGGTTGGAAGCTCACTTTATGGTATCACCACTATTGTTATTACCCATAATACccagatgatgaaatcaTGCAACAGGATactcttcttcaaaaatggtAGAATCTCAGAAGAAGGTACCTTCCAAGAATTATCCGACTCACGCCGTGATTTCTATAGAATGATCACCAGCGGAGAGGCCTAA
- the UBA1 gene encoding E1 ubiquitin-activating protein UBA1 (similar to Ashbya gossypii AFR433C): MSAGGEIDESLYSRQLYVLGKDAMLKMQLSNVLIVGLKGLGVEIAKNVALAGVKSLNLYDPEPASLQDLSTNFFLTEQDIGQPRDQVSAAKLAELNAYVPVRVINALDEATLSEFQVIVTTDTVSLEQKVKLNNYAHSHDIKFIATETRGLFGYAFVDLGDEFVVIDTTGEEPKSGIISDIEPDGTVTMLDDTRHNLEDGDYVKFSEVEGLEELNYGTSYKVESLGPFAFRIQSVKDLGTYKKGGIFTQVKMPSTMSFKALEESLKDPEYLISDFSKLDRSAQLHLGFQGLHQFVIKNNGQFPRPLNDEDANQLVKLVHDLAAQQPNVLGPDIPVDEKLIRELSYQATGDIPGVVAFFGGFVAQEVLKACSSKFTPLKQFLYFDSLESLPDPSKFPRTEVNTSSIQSRYDSQIAVFGIDFQRAIANLKVFLVGSGAIGCEMLKNWSLLGLGSGPDGKIIVTDNDIIEKSNLNRQFLFRSKDVGKNKSEVAAKAVEVMNPDLVGHIDAKFDKVGAETEEIFDGEFWQGLDFVTNALDNVDARTYVDRRCVFYKLPLLESGTLGTKGNTQVVIPKLTESYSSSRDPPEKSIPLCTLRSFPNKIDHTIAWAKSLFLSYFTEAPENVNMYLTQPNFVDQTLKQAGDVKGILESISDSLNNRPYNYEDCIKWARIEFEKKFNHDIQQLLYNFPKDAKTSSGAPFWSGPKRAPDPLVFDIFNPYHFQYIVGGASLHAFNYGLKGDDGEPDIEYYKQVLSTVNVPEFTPKSDVKIQSSDDEPDPNANNHFEGDVLEQLAMSLPDPSTLAGFQMIPTEFEKDDDTNHHIEFITAASNNRALNYHIDPADRQKTKFIAGRIIPAIATTTGLVTGLVNLELYKVVDGKTDIEQYKNGFVNLALPFMGFSEPIASPQGKYNKKTYDKIWDRFDIQSNIKLKDLIKHFKEQEGLDITMLSYGVSLLYASFFPPKKLKDRLNLPITEVVKLVTKNEIPSHVNTMILEICADDEEGEDVEVPYVTIHL, translated from the coding sequence ATGTCTGCTGGTGGTGAAATTGATGAGAGTTTGTACTCTCGTCAATTGTACGTTCTAGGTAAGGATGCCATGTTGAAAATGCAATTATCTAATGTTCTTATTGTTGGTTTAAAGGGTCTTGGAGTGGAAATTGCAAAAAACGTAGCCCTTGCAGGTGTTAAATCATTGAATCTATATGATCCAGAGCCGGCTTCGCTACAGGATCTTTCAACTAACTTTTTTCTAACTGAGCAAGATATTGGCCAACCTAGAGATCAAGTCTCAGCTGCAAAGCTCGCCGAATTGAATGCGTATGTACCTGTTAGGGTTATTAATGCTTTAGATGAAGCAACATTATCTGAATTTCAAGTGATTGTGACCACAGATACAGTTTCTTTGGAGCAAAAGGTTAAGTTAAACAACTACGCACATAGCCATGATATTAAATTCATTGCTACAGAGACAAGGGGTTTGTTTGGTTATGCTTTCGTGGATTTAGGTGATGAGTTTGTTGTGATTGACACAACAGGAGAGGAACCAAAATCAGGAATTATTTCAGACATTGAGCCAGATGGAACTGTCACTATGTTGGATGATACTAGACACAACTTGGAAGACGGCGACTATGTTAAGTTTTCGGAAGTTGAAGGGCTTGAGGAACTGAATTATGGTACATCGTACAAAGTGGAGTCTTTAGGACCTTTTGCTTTCAGGATCCAATCAGTAAAAGATCTAGGAACATATAAGAAAGGTGGAATATTCACCCAAGTCAAAATGCCTAGTACCATGTCATTCAAAGCCTTGGAAGAGTCCTTGAAAGACCCTGAATATCTCATCTCCGACTTTAGTAAGCTTGATAGATCAGCTCAGTTGCATCTAGGTTTTCAAGGTCTCCATCAATttgttatcaaaaataatgGTCAGTTTCCAAGGCCGTTGaatgatgaggatgcaAACCAATTAGTTAAACTAGTTCATGATTTAGCTGCTCAACAACCGAATGTTTTGGGTCCTGATATCCCTGTAGATGAAAAACTAATTCGGGAGTTATCCTATCAAGCGACAGGTGATATTCCTGGTGTTGTAGCATTTTTTGGTGGCTTCGTTGCTCAAGAAGTCTTAAAAGCATGCTCTAGTAAGTTCACGCCATTAAAGCAATTTTTGTACTTTGACTCGCTAGAGTCCCTACCTGACCCTTCTAAGTTCCCAAGAACCGAAGTTAACACTTCATCTATTCAGTCCCGGTATGATTCGCAGATCGCTGTGTTTGGTATCGATTTCCAAAGAGCGATAGCTAACTTGAAAGTTTTCCTTGTTGGTTCAGGTGCCATAGGTTGTGAAATGTTGAAGAACTGGTCCTTGTTGGGGCTAGGGTCGGGTCCCGATGGTAAAATCATTGTTACCGACAATGATATCATCGAAAAATCTAACTTAAACCGTCAGTTTTTGTTTAGGTCGAAGGATGTTGGCAAAAATAAGTCTGAAGTCGCAGCAAAGGCAGTAGAGGTAATGAACCCAGACTTAGTTGGACATATTGATGCtaaatttgataaagttggaGCTGAAACCgaagaaatttttgatgGGGAATTTTGGCAAGGCTTGGACTTTGTGACCAATGCATTGGATAACGTTGACGCACGTACCTATGTGGATCGCCGTTGCGTCTTTTACAAGCTACCTTTACTTGAATCAGGTACTCTTGGTACTAAAGGTAATACTCAAGTGGTCATTCCAAAGTTAACTGAATCGTATTCTTCATCCAGAGATCCTCCAGAGAAATCTATTCCATTGTGTACACTAAGATCTTTTCCTAACAAAATTGATCATACTATTGCTTGGGCCAAATCCCTATTCTTGAGCTATTTTACAGAAGCTCCAGAGAATGTTAACATGTATTTGACTCAACCAAACTTCGTAGATCAAACTTTGAAACAAGCTGGAGATGTTAAGGGAATTCTTGAATCAATTTCGGATTCCTTAAATAACAGACCTTACAATTATGAAGATTGTATTAAGTGGGCAAGAatagaatttgaaaagaaattcAACCACGATATACAGCAACTATTGTACAACTTTCCCAAAGATGCAAAGACGTCAAGTGGGGCTCCCTTCTGGTCTGGCCCAAAGCGTGCCCCAGACCCGTTAGTATTCGATATATTCAACCCATATCATTTTCAGTACATTGTTGGAGGCGCGAGCTTGCATGCATTCAATTACGGTCTAAAGGGGGATGACGGTGAGCCTgatattgaatattataaGCAGGTTTTGTCGACTGTTAACGTCCCAGAATTTACTCCAAAATCTGATGTAAAAATCCAATCAAGTGATGATGAACCTGATCCAAATGCTAATAACCACTTTGAAGGTGATGTGTTGGAGCAGTTGGCGATGTCTTTGCCGGATCCGTCTACTTTAGCCGGTTTCCAAATGATCCCaacagaatttgaaaaggacGATGATACTAATCACCATATTGAATTCATCACTGCGGCTTCTAACAATAGGGCATTAAACTATCACATTGATCCGGCTGACCGTCAAAAGACAAAATTCATTGCAGGTCGTATCATCCCGGCCATCGCAACCACTACAGGTTTGGTTACAGGTTTAGTTAATTTAGAGTTGTACAAAGTAGTGGACGGGAAAACGGATATCGAACAGTATAAAAACGGCTTTGTTAATTTAGCCTTACCATTTATGGGGTTTTCTGAACCAATTGCATCTCCTCAGGGtaaatacaacaaaaaaacatatgATAAAATCTGGGATAGATTTGACATCCAAAGTAAcattaaattaaaagattTAATAAAGCATTTTAAAGAGCAGGAAGGATTGGATATCACCATGTTGTCATATGGCGTTTCTTTATTGTATGCTTCATTCTTCCCGCCTAAGAAGCTGAAGGATAGACTAAATTTACCAATTACAGAAGTTGTCAAGTTGGTCACAAAGAATGAAATTCCCTCTCATGTGAACACTATGATCTTAGAAATATGcgctgatgatgaagagggTGAAGATGTTGAGGTTCCTTATGTTACTATTCACttataa
- the MOG1 gene encoding Ran GTPase-binding protein MOG1 (similar to Ashbya gossypii AFR434W) encodes MLLKQALYGGAITTVVPEGFLDASILREVPDTQEVYVNSREEPEKFDDGLGTNESIIFDLLQRVDETDDVKALHVHLEEISSINETNAWTILYHEQKGAVQRCIAVETVLKWGKKELSETLILCLSLIRLEDVETDIIISVNVPVNVPEELVQLKRYTDDPDGVSSLPERIQAGFHLLTAITDQFTIVDDGLFI; translated from the coding sequence ATGCTTCTTAAACAGGCACTCTATGGAGGTGCTATCACGACAGTAGTTCCTGAGGGCTTCCTCGATGCCTCAATCCTCAGAGAAGTACCAGACACGCAAGAAGTTTACGTTAATAGCAGAGAAGAGCCAGAGAAATTTGATGATGGATTGGGCACCAATGAGAGCATCATATTTGATTTGCTGCAGCGTGTAGACGAAACAGATGATGTTAAGGCGCTGCATGTGCATTTGGAAGAAATTTCATCTATAAACGAAACTAATGCGTGGACCATTTTGTACCACGAACAAAAGGGTGCTGTTCAGAGATGCATAGCCGTTGAAACAGTTTTGAAATGGGGTAAAAAAGAGCTCAGTGAGACACTTATTTTGTGCTTAAGCTTGATTAGACTTGAAGATGTCGAAACCGATATCATAATCAGTGTGAACGTTCCTGTTAATGTACCTGAGGAACTCGTACAACTAAAGCGTTACACTGATGATCCCGATGGTGTTAGTTCCTTGCCTGAGCGTATCCAAGCTGGCTTCCATCTTTTAACGGCAATAACAGACCAATTTACTATAGTTGATGATGGTCTGTTTATATAA
- the HOC1 gene encoding alpha-1,6-mannosyltransferase (similar to Ashbya gossypii AFR435W), producing the protein MTKKNSNNWRRYLFLAIPIIMGSLLLLRFVSRSNPTDLQTLLQSLPKELTQSLDRSHSKGDKIMEKFERFSEELLKKQEDQIRRLDRERKVLEKKIQELKQPSSHATLRERLAAMYEYGTTKKFPAYIWQTWPYSDLDDRMQENLRTYERYWGAKNPGFVHEIVNDDTASVLVHYLYASIPEVITAYEKLPTKILQVDFFKYLILLARGGVYADIDTNPYQPVPNWIPENVAPKEIGLIIGIEHDAKRPDWRSNYLRRLQFGTWVIQAKPGHPIIREVVAKITEETLSRMERNDLKLNARNDLNIMGWTGSGIWTDVVFTYFNDYVQSGILKKITWKEFHNINIPKLVGDVLVLPQFSFSAPTSQDSSSAESKMLQFVSHEGMKSWKVAGGSN; encoded by the coding sequence ATGACCAAGAAGAACTCGAATAACTGGAGACgctatttgtttttggcGATTCCTATAATCATGGGGTCTCTGCTGTTACTAAGATTTGTCAGTCGCTCCAACCCAACAGACTTGCAGACATTATTGCAAAGTCTACCCAAGGAGTTAACGCAGAGTTTGGATCGTTCCCACAGCAAGGGAGACAAGATAATGGAGAAATTTGAAAGGTTTTCTGAAGAGTTGTTAAAAAAGCAGGAAGACCAGATAAGAAGGTTAGATAGGGAACGGAAAGtgttggaaaagaagatacAGGAGTTGAAGCAACCATCGAGCCATGCGACTTTACGTGAGAGGTTAGCAGCTATGTATGAGTATGGTACTACGAAAAAATTCCCTGCTTACATATGGCAAACATGGCCTTATTCTGATCTCGATGATAGAATGCAAGAGAACCTTCGTACTTACGAAAGATATTGGGGTGCGAAAAACCCGGGCTTCGTTCACGAAATAGTTAATGATGATACTGCCAGTGTTTTAGTTCATTACCTATATGCTTCTATACCTGAAGTGATTACTGCATATGAAAAGTTACCAACGAAAATATTGCAAGTGgactttttcaaatatttaattcttttggCCCGTGGAGGTGTGTATGCAGATATTGACACCAATCCATACCAGCCAGTTCCTAATTGGATCCCAGAAAATGTGGCTCCTAAAGAGATAGGTTTGATAATAGGCATAGAACATGATGCCAAGAGACCGGATTGGAGGTCTAACTATCTCAGAAGGCTACAGTTTGGTACCTGGGTTATTCAGGCTAAGCCGGGGCATCCAATAATACGAGAAGTGGTGGCCAAAATTACCGAAGAAACGTTGAGCCGTATGGAGCGTAACGATTTGAAATTAAATGCAAGGAATGATTTGAACATAATGGGATGGACTGGCTCAGGTATTTGGACAGACGTTGTATTCACGTATTTCAATGATTATGTTCAGAGTGGCATCCTTAAAAAAATCACGTGGAAGGAATTCCATAACATTAACATTCCAAAACTAGTTGGTGACGTGCTTGTGTTGCCCCAGTTTTCATTCAGTGCCCCTACTTCACAAGACTCATCCTCTGCTGAAAGCAAGATGTTACAGTTCGTATCCCACGAAGGTATGAAATCATGGAAAGTAGCTGGAGGCAGCAATTAG